One window of the Ammospiza nelsoni isolate bAmmNel1 chromosome 2, bAmmNel1.pri, whole genome shotgun sequence genome contains the following:
- the SUPT20H gene encoding transcription factor SPT20 homolog isoform X4 gives MASTTMVLPHSSMQQALELALDRAEYIIESARQRPPKRKYLSSGRKSVFQKLYDLYIEECEKEPEIKKLRRNVNLLEKLVMQETLSCLVVNLYPGNEGYSLMLRGKNGSDSETIRLPYEEGELLEYLDAEELPPILVDLLEKSQVNIFHCGCVIAEIRDYRQSGNMKSPTYQSKHILLRPTMQTLICDVHSITSDNHKWTQEDKLLLESQLILATAEPLCLDPSIAVTCTTNRLLYNKQKMNTRPMKRCFRRYSRSSLNRQQEVAHYSTPPQLRLLDYLQKRKERKAAQQYDLKISKAGNCVDMWKQNPCYLTAPSEVDVEKYAKVEKSIKSDDSQPTVWPAHEMKDDYVFECEVGNQVQKTKLTIFQSLGNPLYYGKIQTLKGDEENDNLLTPSQFLIGSKTDAERVVNQYQELVQNEAKCTVKMFHNSSGSVSHLSPGKEMEPESVSGSVQSSVLGKGVKHRPPPIKLPSSSGSSSSGNIFSSQQSSGHLKSPTPPPPSKPPGLSRKQSMDLNQVSMLSPAAMSPASSSQRTTSTQVMANPAGLNFINVVGSVCGAQSLMSGSNPMLGCNTGAIAPAGINLSGILPPGGLVPSALPAAMQSASQAGSPFGLKNTSNLRPLNLLQGSDQGPSNQDQALSAQQAAVINLTGVGNFMQPQATAVAILAASNGYGSGSSTSSSPASSTFRQPLKK, from the exons ATGGCTTCAACTACAATG GTTCTACCACACAGTAGCATG CAACAAGCTTTAGAACTGGCATTGGATCGTGCTGAG TATATCATTGAAAGTGCCCGTCAGAGACCtcccaaaagaaaatatttatccaGTGGAAG aaaatctgtatttcaaaaACTTTATGATTTATATATTGAAGAATGTGAAAAAGAGCCTGAGATAAAG AAGCTGAGACGAAATGTGAACTTACTTGAGAAGCTGGTTATGCAGGAGACGTTGTCATGTCTGGTAGTAAACCTCTATCCAGGAAATGAGGGTTATTCGCTGATGCTCAGGGGGAAAAATGGTTCAG ACTCTGAGACCATTCGTCTGCCTTATGAAGAAGGAGAACTGCTTGAATATTTGGATGCAGAGGAACTACCACCTATTCTGGTTGATCTTTTAGAAAAATCTCAG GTTAATATTTTCCATTGTGGATGTGTCATAGCAGAAATACGGGACTACAGGCAGTCTGGTAACATGAAATCTCCAACCTACCAAAGCAAGCACATTCTTTTGCGACCTACAATGCAG ACTTTAATTTGTGATGTGCATTCTATAACAAGTGACAACCACAAATGGACACAG GAGGACAAGCTGCTACTTGAGAGCCAACTTATTTTGGCTACAGCAGAGCCTTTGTGTCTTGATCCTTCAATAGCAGTGACCTGTACTACAAACAGACTCCTGTACAACAAGCAGAAGATGAACACTCGCCCCATGAAACG GTGCTTCAGAAGGTACTCAAGGTCCTCTCTGAACAGACAGCAAGAAGTAGCTCACTACTCAACTCCACCTCAGCTCAGACTACTTGACTACttacagaaaaggaaggagcggaaagcagcccagcagtatGACCTCAAAATTTCAAAAGCTGGAAAT tgcGTAGATATGTGGAAACAGAACCCTTGCTACTTGACTGCTCCTTCTGAAGTAGAT GTGGAAAAATATGCCAAAGTGGAAAAGTCTATCAAGTCTGATGACTCACAACCAACTGTCTGGCCAGCACAC GAAATGAAGGATGATTATGTGTTTGAATGTGAAGTTGGTAATCAGgttcaaaaaacaaaactgaccATTTTTCAGTCTCTTGGCAATCCCTTGTACTATGGTAAAATTCAGACGCTCAAAGGTGATGAGGAAAATGACAACCTATTAACTCCGTCACA GTTCCTTATTGGTTCGAAGACTGATGCTGAAAG GGTGGTGAACCAGTACCAGGAGTTAGTGCAAAATGAAGCTAAATGTACTGTGAAAATGTTTCATAATTCAAGTGGATCAGTCAGTCATCTTTCTCCAGGGAAGGAAATGGAA ccGGAAAGTGTATCAGGCTCTGTTCAGTCTTCAGTACTGGGGAAAGGTGTAAAACACCGACCTCCTCCTATCAAATTACCTTCAAGTTCAGGAAGTAGCTCTTCAG GTAATATTTTTAGTTCACAACAGTCAAGTGGCCATCTAAAATCCCCAACTCCGCCTCCTCCTTCTAAGCCTCCTGGTCTTTCTCGGAAACAATCTATGGATCTTAATCAAGTTAGCatgctctctccagctgccatGTCTCCTGCGAGCTCTTCACAAA GAACAACCTCCACCCAGGTCATGGCAAACCCTGCAGGACTTAACTTCATCAATGTAGTGGGCTCTGTGTG TGGAGCACAGTCACTGATGAGTGGTTCAAACCCTATGTTGGGGTGCAACACTGGTGCCATAGCCCCTGCAGGTATAAATCTGAGTGGCATTTTACCCCCAGGAGGTCTGGTACCAAGTGCGCTGCCCGCTGCAATGCAATCTGCCTCCCAAGCAG GCAGCCCATTTGGTTTGAAAAATACATCAAATCTTCGGCCCTTAAATCTTCTACAG GGGTCTGACCAAGGTCCATCCAATCAAGATCAGGCATTATCTGCCCAACAAGCTGCTGTAATTAACCTGACTGGAGTAGGGAATTTTATGCAACCTCAAGCCACAG CAGTTGCGATTCTTGCAGCATCAAATGGCTatggcagcggcagcagcacaagcagctcaCCTGCATCATCAACATTCAGGCAGCCACTcaaaaagtaa